The nucleotide sequence ACATCACTAATTAGAAGGAGAAAAGGCTGTAAATTAAGATATCACTAATCAATTACAAGATAAATCCTTTTTGGCCTGTTAAAATGAATTTGATGGAGAAGGCCGGCAGCTTCCTTTGCGTAAGTCTCATGGGCATGCAGACTGGTGTAGACACATCTTCAGGTGCCTTACTTGTTTGTGCACACAGACTGGCTCCTCCAAAACCAGCTTTTGTGCACTCACCACAGAGGAGGTGCTAGGAGTGACCTAAGGCTTAGAGACGTTGAATGACTCTGTTCAAGGGCCATGTAATTAGCAGGAAGCAAGGCCAAGTTCAAAACCAGACCTTGAGTTCCAcatcctactttctgtctccagaGAATGGGGCAGGCGTTCTGTGCCCAATCTTAAGACTCATAGGCCCATTTACTCCAAGATCATTGACATGGTTTATGTTTTCATCAAAGCACCTGATACCCTGTGAGCTGTCCACCCACCCATTCTTCTGAGACACTCTCACATTACAAAGCTGGGCTCTAAAGACATTACTGCCCAGTAGCCCTACAGCAAGTCCCATGACCTCTCAGACCCTAAAGATGTCTTCAGGTCTGATGCAGGGAGGCCTTCTGACTGTGGTGTACCCATGAATGGCTACAGTAGGCTGATGCTTAGTGTTCTGAGCTCCAGGACCAGGGTCACCTGTCTGAGCCACAGACCCCAACCCTAGCTGTGTCACTagttctggaagtctcttgcttggGCCTAGGGCCTCCTCCCCTCTGTAATTTGCGATTTCAGGAAAATGAGGCCTCCAGGTGGGGACCAGGAACTTGTCTGTTCCCTGAACTCCTTCTACCAGACTTGGAAAGGGAGCCCTCCAGACTGGAACCCTTTCTTTAATGGCAGGCTCCTCAGCCCCCGTTCCAGAGCCCCAGGATGTTCCGCCTGCTGCCCCTGATGTTCAGAATGTGGTCCCTGTGCTCTGGGAGCCTGGCTctggatatgtgaaacagaggTTGGAAGAAGTGCTGGAACTCGGGGAACCTAGTCTTTTGCTAACAAATTTAGGAAAACCTTATCACTTctgagggcttctcttgtggctcagatggtaaagaatccacctgcaatatgggagactagggttcaattcctggattgggaagataccctggagaagggataggctacccactccagtattctggcctggagaattacatgaacTCTACAGtaggtggggtcacaaagagttggacatgactttcacATATCACTTCTGAAACTCAAAAGAGTTTCTAGTGCTCAGGCACTAAAAATTCATTTCTTCCTAGATCATTATATACACAAATAGTAAGATGTTGGTTTACCTGGAAATACCAAAACCTgtccttcctttttccctcttAGAGTCATGAAAACTACCCAGTTGCCTCTCTAGCACTTATAGGAATTTCACCCAGGACATTCCTGGGTCCCAAATTCAAGCACTGGAAATCTCTTTATGATGGATGAAAACCAATCAGTTCCTTTAAACATTGATTCAAGCTGTTCCAGCACAGACAGATTCCAGCTGGAGACTCACCAGAGGAAAAACTCCATGTTCTGGCTCATGGTGTCAAGTGGGCCATGGATGATGTCAGGGGTCTTGCCCTGGAGGCATGAAACTGGGGACACCCAAGGGGCCAGGCTCGGGTTCAGCCTGGAAGCTGTGGAAGTCTGGGGACAATAAGTGGTCACAAGCAGAGGTGCAGGGCAGAGGGCACCCGCTTCCTCATCAGCTCCTCACCCCTGATGCAGGTTTGCAGGCTGGATGAGCTGCTGAACTGCTCCAGGCCTCCTTTCCTAAAATGGGTAATGATGGAGCTATCATCACCATCACAGAGTTCCCGTGAAGATATTTAGTTCAGTTTTCTATTAATACCCTGAAGACTGGATCTCTGCTTAAAGAAAGGGGACATGATGGCATTTTTAAAGATGCTCTCCCAGGTGTCCACTATTTCAGATGTTCTAGTAAGCAACCCTCTAAGACGACACTGTGATCctctttgaagaaaaagaaaaatcaaggcacagagaggaACCTGCCCATTACTTACCATTTGTGCATTCactaatttcattcattcaacacacatttattaagtgcctacagTGTGTCAGGCTCTGGGGGTACAGATGTGGGTCATGTactctcaaggagctcacaggTCTAGGCAAGAGGCAAACATATGCACAGGTAAGACACTGCACATGTTGAGTGTTGTGGCGGAGGTGTAAACAAAGTGCTGTGGGTGCAACAGAACCAGCAGGAGCCCTCCTGGGGCACGGGCAGTCCATACATCGCgtgcacacagcaggcactcccTCAGTGGGCAGGACTGGGTCACCCATGCTGACGCTGAAGTTTGCTAGTTGGGAAGGCCTACCTGCTTCCTCAGGGCACCTTCCCAGCCCTATCCTGATTACTGTCTGCCTGGGCTGCAGTTTTCAGGAGCCACTCTCTGCTTCAGAGGCTAATGACAGAGAGTAGCTGTACAAAAGGCAAACCACCAGGGGCTGCAAAGTTCAGAGACAAAGAACACTTTACTGCTTGTGTCAACAGCTCCTGCCCCAGGTTGTTATACTCCTGAAAGCATCTCTGAGCTGGTCTGTGAGGTAACTTCCTTTCCTAACACTGTGTAGGCAACTCCAGACCCAGCcccattttcacttttctccccTCTCAGAAGCTGGGCACAGCCCCACGTGGACAGGCCCATCAGAACAGGTTGCCCAGAGGAGGCCTCTGGCAGCTGATCTTTTCTTTTGATGACTCACAGCCGTCTTACTAGCTCAATGAGCTgctgaatgtttttattttggttgGACAGGCCATTCCTGATGTTTTCTAGCAGGCATCTCTTCAGTTCAAAAATGGCTTCACTGTACGCCAAGTTCACAGCGGCCATGGGAGGCACTCCATGCCATAAGCCAGGGATGTGCCAAATGTGCTGCTTCTCAGGGTCCCAAAAGGCCAGGTCAGCCAGCGTCTGGATCCCGTCACCCTGTTTCTCCATTTGCACTGTGGCTCTGCCCACATCACTGGGCTGGTCCAGAAGCTGCCTCCGATCTCTTGGCTTGGAGCCAAGGGCAGACACATCATGAAGGTTCTGGTGTACAAACTGATAGTTGGGCATGTGCCCTGTTTTTTCCAGCCTTAGAAATGCATGCAGAATAGCTGGTGGAATGTTCCTTGTTTCAGCTAAACTGACCACAGTGACATTGCTCAGCCCCATAATCAAAgtggccagggaagcctcccGCTCAAACCTCTCCCCTGCCTCGGTCCGGACTCCAGCTATCAAGCCCCCAGAGTCTATTACCAGGATGTGATCACAGCCCAGGTCCTGGCTAAAGCTCTCGGCCACCTTAATGAGCTGCATGAAGGCCCCTCGAGGACCACGGCCCCTTCCTGTGACAAACCGCAGCCCGAACATGGTATTGAGAAGGGTGGACTTGCCCGTGCCTGGCACGCCAAGTGCTGACAGGACTACCAGGCGTGACCTCCTCTCCAGGCGGACGTGTAGCTCCTTCAGGAGCCCTGTGACCCAGCGCAAGGCGGGGCTTAGGGTGTTCCCATCGATCAGCTCCAGAGGAAGCCCCTTCAGCAGCAGCTCCAAGGCCAAGCCTGGGAAGTGGGCAAACCGCCTCTGCCCTGCTGGCAGCTTCCCTGCCTCCACAAGGCAGCTTTCGGCCTCGTAAAACTGTCCCATCTCCCGCAGGAAATGCTCCACCCCCAGGGGCTCAGGCCAGAATGGCTCACTGAAGTCCACGGCCCCACAGTGCTTTGGTCTCAGGGTAAAAATCATCTCTGGAGATGGTCTTGGCCTTGGCTGGGCCACCCGGGCCAGTCCCCACTCCATCCACTTCAGGAAATACTGCTTCTCCCCCAGGGAGGGGCTGCTGATGCCCGAGATGAACTCCTGGACCCCCCAGGAAGGGTCATGGTCATTCTGCTGCATTCGAAGTTCCAGTAACCGATGCCTCAGCTCAGCCCTGTACTTCTCAGGAGGGTCGCTGGCCCACTGGATCTGGCAGAGCTCCTTCTCCACCTGGGCCACCTTTCTCCAAGTTTCCCCCTGTAGCCTCAGCTCATCCCTGCGGTAGGCATCCAAGTCCTTGATTTTCCTGGTGATCTGCTCCATCCGGTCCTTTGCCCGCTGACACTCCTCACAGTCCTCATCGACCTTCAGCCCCAGCTTGCGGGCCGCGTTTGCCATGTCCTCCACGGATACCCTCCTGCAGGGGGACCGGGTCACATGTGTGATGATGGCGCGGACCCTACGCACAAAGCCTACACTGTCTGTGCTGCTGACCTTCACGAGGACGTGAGAGTGGTCCATCTTCAGCACAGGAATTAACCTGTTCAGAAATCTCAGGTTTGTGTTTCGTTTCCCACGGTAGGGACTCAGGATGAAGTAGTATTTTGTGGCTGACCCCTTCATGGAAGACAGCAATTTGTATTCCTTCTTACTGATGTTGTCAGTCAAGATGAATATGGCCGAAGAGATTTCTGTCAAGAGCTTGAACTGCAGCCAGTGAGACCCAATGTCACCTCTCAAGTTTAGGAAGGCCATGGGCTCTGGGAAAATGTCCAAGTCCTCCCTGCCACTGGGAAGAAACCAGGAAATTTCTACCAGCCCGTCTGCTATCTCCCGAGGGTTAGTGCCCAAGTTCAGATCCCGATGCCAGAAACAGTCCTGCTGCCTGTGGCCAGGGCTGAGTACGTCGTTGAGAAGCTGGGATTTAGAGTTGCTGCTGACCTCCATGCGCACAAAGGCGAAGGCAGGTGCTCGGGACAGGACCATGCTGTCTTCTCTGAAGCTTCCCATCACCCTTGGGGGCTGTGACCCCCATGTCCGCACAGTCCCCCTCATGGCCCACAACAGAAATGTGTGGTAGTGGTTTTCTGGGTCAGGCAAAATGAGAGGGAGTGCAAACTGGCAGAGAGACATTTTTGACACAATTTCCTGTTGCAGGAAACTATCAGAGGAAAGCAGAAGGGCACAGAGAAGGTCCAAGGGATTCACAGGTGTGTCGGGTGTTGGCAGCTCGGAGAAGGAATAGATGTCTGCTGAGATGTCCTCAGCCGTGTCCCAGTAGATGATCTCCTCTTCCATTTGGCTCTCCTTCTCCACAGGCCTGGTGTCCAGGGGAAGGTCCAGGACCATGGTGGTATTCCTGGCTTCAGCATTGAGGGCCTGCAGCTTCCTGAGGAAATTCCAGGGCAAGTCTTTGGGAGTCTGAGGAGCCCAGTTCTTCATGCTGTCACTGCTGATCTGTAAGGCGTCCTGGAGGCTGAGTTTCTGTGTTTGGTATGTCTCTAGTCCCAAAAGGAACAGCATTTCTTGTAGTCTGCTCCTCTCCTCTGTGGAGAGAAATGAAGATATAATTACATACTCTGCATGTCAGAGGATCCAGGttagaggtggggagggagagccGAACTCAGCAGGTAGGAGATGGCCTCCTTCAGAGCAAAATGCAGGCACCCCTAGGCCACCTGAGAACAAGACAAAGGTAACATCACCCACCCCAGACCCAAGTGTGGCCAGATACATGTGACATTAGAGACGAAAAAGAAAGGGATATCCAGGGGCTACTTTTAAGAATTGGGAGATTTTATGTAAAAAATTGGCTAGAGTGAGCAGCTATGCACTTGAGATGTGGAACACAGGCCTCATTCTCTGGCCATACCCCGCTCCCTTCAACATACTCCTGTGCTTCTGGCCC is from Bos taurus isolate L1 Dominette 01449 registration number 42190680 breed Hereford chromosome 22, ARS-UCD2.0, whole genome shotgun sequence and encodes:
- the URGCP gene encoding up-regulator of cell proliferation isoform X3, yielding MLFLLGLETYQTQKLSLQDALQISSDSMKNWAPQTPKDLPWNFLRKLQALNAEARNTTMVLDLPLDTRPVEKESQMEEEIIYWDTAEDISADIYSFSELPTPDTPVNPLDLLCALLLSSDSFLQQEIVSKMSLCQFALPLILPDPENHYHTFLLWAMRGTVRTWGSQPPRVMGSFREDSMVLSRAPAFAFVRMEVSSNSKSQLLNDVLSPGHRQQDCFWHRDLNLGTNPREIADGLVEISWFLPSGREDLDIFPEPMAFLNLRGDIGSHWLQFKLLTEISSAIFILTDNISKKEYKLLSSMKGSATKYYFILSPYRGKRNTNLRFLNRLIPVLKMDHSHVLVKVSSTDSVGFVRRVRAIITHVTRSPCRRVSVEDMANAARKLGLKVDEDCEECQRAKDRMEQITRKIKDLDAYRRDELRLQGETWRKVAQVEKELCQIQWASDPPEKYRAELRHRLLELRMQQNDHDPSWGVQEFISGISSPSLGEKQYFLKWMEWGLARVAQPRPRPSPEMIFTLRPKHCGAVDFSEPFWPEPLGVEHFLREMGQFYEAESCLVEAGKLPAGQRRFAHFPGLALELLLKGLPLELIDGNTLSPALRWVTGLLKELHVRLERRSRLVVLSALGVPGTGKSTLLNTMFGLRFVTGRGRGPRGAFMQLIKVAESFSQDLGCDHILVIDSGGLIAGVRTEAGERFEREASLATLIMGLSNVTVVSLAETRNIPPAILHAFLRLEKTGHMPNYQFVHQNLHDVSALGSKPRDRRQLLDQPSDVGRATVQMEKQGDGIQTLADLAFWDPEKQHIWHIPGLWHGVPPMAAVNLAYSEAIFELKRCLLENIRNGLSNQNKNIQQLIELVRRL
- the URGCP gene encoding up-regulator of cell proliferation, whose amino-acid sequence is MASSGHSDLGEVTSEIKASERRTAVAIADLEWREMEGDDCEFHYGEGPNEAQDNDFPIEERSRLQEMLFLLGLETYQTQKLSLQDALQISSDSMKNWAPQTPKDLPWNFLRKLQALNAEARNTTMVLDLPLDTRPVEKESQMEEEIIYWDTAEDISADIYSFSELPTPDTPVNPLDLLCALLLSSDSFLQQEIVSKMSLCQFALPLILPDPENHYHTFLLWAMRGTVRTWGSQPPRVMGSFREDSMVLSRAPAFAFVRMEVSSNSKSQLLNDVLSPGHRQQDCFWHRDLNLGTNPREIADGLVEISWFLPSGREDLDIFPEPMAFLNLRGDIGSHWLQFKLLTEISSAIFILTDNISKKEYKLLSSMKGSATKYYFILSPYRGKRNTNLRFLNRLIPVLKMDHSHVLVKVSSTDSVGFVRRVRAIITHVTRSPCRRVSVEDMANAARKLGLKVDEDCEECQRAKDRMEQITRKIKDLDAYRRDELRLQGETWRKVAQVEKELCQIQWASDPPEKYRAELRHRLLELRMQQNDHDPSWGVQEFISGISSPSLGEKQYFLKWMEWGLARVAQPRPRPSPEMIFTLRPKHCGAVDFSEPFWPEPLGVEHFLREMGQFYEAESCLVEAGKLPAGQRRFAHFPGLALELLLKGLPLELIDGNTLSPALRWVTGLLKELHVRLERRSRLVVLSALGVPGTGKSTLLNTMFGLRFVTGRGRGPRGAFMQLIKVAESFSQDLGCDHILVIDSGGLIAGVRTEAGERFEREASLATLIMGLSNVTVVSLAETRNIPPAILHAFLRLEKTGHMPNYQFVHQNLHDVSALGSKPRDRRQLLDQPSDVGRATVQMEKQGDGIQTLADLAFWDPEKQHIWHIPGLWHGVPPMAAVNLAYSEAIFELKRCLLENIRNGLSNQNKNIQQLIELVRRL
- the URGCP gene encoding up-regulator of cell proliferation isoform X2, yielding MEGDDCEFHYGEGPNEAQDNDFPIEERSRLQEMLFLLGLETYQTQKLSLQDALQISSDSMKNWAPQTPKDLPWNFLRKLQALNAEARNTTMVLDLPLDTRPVEKESQMEEEIIYWDTAEDISADIYSFSELPTPDTPVNPLDLLCALLLSSDSFLQQEIVSKMSLCQFALPLILPDPENHYHTFLLWAMRGTVRTWGSQPPRVMGSFREDSMVLSRAPAFAFVRMEVSSNSKSQLLNDVLSPGHRQQDCFWHRDLNLGTNPREIADGLVEISWFLPSGREDLDIFPEPMAFLNLRGDIGSHWLQFKLLTEISSAIFILTDNISKKEYKLLSSMKGSATKYYFILSPYRGKRNTNLRFLNRLIPVLKMDHSHVLVKVSSTDSVGFVRRVRAIITHVTRSPCRRVSVEDMANAARKLGLKVDEDCEECQRAKDRMEQITRKIKDLDAYRRDELRLQGETWRKVAQVEKELCQIQWASDPPEKYRAELRHRLLELRMQQNDHDPSWGVQEFISGISSPSLGEKQYFLKWMEWGLARVAQPRPRPSPEMIFTLRPKHCGAVDFSEPFWPEPLGVEHFLREMGQFYEAESCLVEAGKLPAGQRRFAHFPGLALELLLKGLPLELIDGNTLSPALRWVTGLLKELHVRLERRSRLVVLSALGVPGTGKSTLLNTMFGLRFVTGRGRGPRGAFMQLIKVAESFSQDLGCDHILVIDSGGLIAGVRTEAGERFEREASLATLIMGLSNVTVVSLAETRNIPPAILHAFLRLEKTGHMPNYQFVHQNLHDVSALGSKPRDRRQLLDQPSDVGRATVQMEKQGDGIQTLADLAFWDPEKQHIWHIPGLWHGVPPMAAVNLAYSEAIFELKRCLLENIRNGLSNQNKNIQQLIELVRRL
- the URGCP gene encoding up-regulator of cell proliferation isoform X1, with amino-acid sequence MASSGHSDLGEVTSEIKASERRTAVAIAEERSRLQEMLFLLGLETYQTQKLSLQDALQISSDSMKNWAPQTPKDLPWNFLRKLQALNAEARNTTMVLDLPLDTRPVEKESQMEEEIIYWDTAEDISADIYSFSELPTPDTPVNPLDLLCALLLSSDSFLQQEIVSKMSLCQFALPLILPDPENHYHTFLLWAMRGTVRTWGSQPPRVMGSFREDSMVLSRAPAFAFVRMEVSSNSKSQLLNDVLSPGHRQQDCFWHRDLNLGTNPREIADGLVEISWFLPSGREDLDIFPEPMAFLNLRGDIGSHWLQFKLLTEISSAIFILTDNISKKEYKLLSSMKGSATKYYFILSPYRGKRNTNLRFLNRLIPVLKMDHSHVLVKVSSTDSVGFVRRVRAIITHVTRSPCRRVSVEDMANAARKLGLKVDEDCEECQRAKDRMEQITRKIKDLDAYRRDELRLQGETWRKVAQVEKELCQIQWASDPPEKYRAELRHRLLELRMQQNDHDPSWGVQEFISGISSPSLGEKQYFLKWMEWGLARVAQPRPRPSPEMIFTLRPKHCGAVDFSEPFWPEPLGVEHFLREMGQFYEAESCLVEAGKLPAGQRRFAHFPGLALELLLKGLPLELIDGNTLSPALRWVTGLLKELHVRLERRSRLVVLSALGVPGTGKSTLLNTMFGLRFVTGRGRGPRGAFMQLIKVAESFSQDLGCDHILVIDSGGLIAGVRTEAGERFEREASLATLIMGLSNVTVVSLAETRNIPPAILHAFLRLEKTGHMPNYQFVHQNLHDVSALGSKPRDRRQLLDQPSDVGRATVQMEKQGDGIQTLADLAFWDPEKQHIWHIPGLWHGVPPMAAVNLAYSEAIFELKRCLLENIRNGLSNQNKNIQQLIELVRRL